The Actinoplanes sp. N902-109 genomic interval GTCATCTCGCTGGACCGGATCGGCTCCCAGGCAGCAGACGGTGAGGCCGACGCGGACACGCTCGACCAGTTCGTGACCGAATGGCTCGTCGGACCACGTCTCTCCCGTGCCCGTTCGGTGCTGTGGGGCGCCATCACAGAGGTGATCGGCGAGGAGAGGACCGAGGCCATCGCCGCATCGACACCCTGCTTCCCCGACCCTGTTCCGGAAGAGGTACACACGCTTCGCGAGGAGTTAGAAACGTGGAACGCGACGCAGCCCGGCGACGCCTGACCACGCGCCCGGCCGACCGCTTCGGACAGGTGGCCGGGCACCTCGTCGCGGACACTGCGGCCCAGGTCCCGTCCCTCCGGCCTCGACGATCGTCAGTGCGGGAACGCCCGCGGGATCCGGGGTGAGATCTCCTCGCGGAAGGCGGTGATGCGCGAGGTGACCTGACGCCGGCCCCAGGTGTGCTCGATGCGGTCCAGGTAGAGGCAGCGGGCGGCCAGCATGTCCAGGTCGACCGTGAAGTACATGGCCATCAGCGGGTTGACGAACAACGCGCTGCCGCTGGTGCGCTGGGTGAACTGCACGTCGCCGAACGCGCCCCGGGTGGCGGCGGCGATCTGGCCGTGCACGATGCTCGGGCGCTTGGGGGTGGCGGCCTGTGCGTCGGCGACGGCGTCGCGGTAGAGCGTGGCCTCGCGACTCGTGCCGGGGATCGACAGGGCGCCGAGGTAGCCGCCGTCGCGGTCCAGGGCGGCCAGGTTCTCCAGCACCTCGACGTGGTTGACGCCGTCGTGGGCGTCGATCCCGAAGCCGAGACAGGTCACCAGCTTGATCGGTACGTCCAGGCCGGCGACCGCGGCGAGGCTGGTGATGTCCTCGACCGGCGTGCCCAGGTTGCTCTCGTCGCCGCGCAGCAGGATGTCCGTGCCGCCGTCGACCAGCACGATCGCATCGATGCCCAGGCTGTCCACGAGGTGGCGGTAGGCGTCGCGCAGCCGTTCGACGCCCAGCGGCGGGAACGCGTGCACCGTCGACGGCAGGTCGTGCGCCGCCAGCCAGCGGGCGAGCGTACGTTCCGGGAAGTACCAGTCGGTGCTCGCCGAGGTGGGAGTCACCGCCGCGACGTTCTCGGCCACCCAGTCGGCACGGTCGAGCCGTTCGAGTTCGGAGAAGGACACGTTCGCCAGGTGCACCCGGGCACCGCGCTCCTGCAGGGCCAAGGCGAGGGGCAGGCCGGCGTAGACGTCGAACCCGCCGCCCGCACCGGCGACGAGCACGTGGCGGGCCGGGGCCAGGGCCGCGAACAACGGCGGCACGGTCAACGAGAACACGCCTCATGATCGCGCACCGGTTCAACCGCGGTCGCGCAGGGTTTCCGACGGGGAGACGCCGTAGCGGTCGCGGTAGGCACCGGCGAAGCGGCCGAGGTGGGTGAAGCCCCAGCGGTGCGCCACCTCGGAGACGCTGACCTCGCCGCGGTCGGAGCGCAGCAGTTCCGCGTGGACCCCTTCGAGGCGCAACCGCCGCAGGTAGGTCAGCGGTGACACCCCGACGTGACGGCGGAACGACTCCTGCAGCACGCGCACGCCGACACCGGCGATCGAGGCGAGCTCGTGGGCGGTGAAGGCGCGGTCCGGTTCGGCGTGCATGGCGTCCAGGGCGCGTTTGACCGGGCGCGGGCGGCGGGCGGTGGGCAACCCGGCCGCCTCGGCGCCGTCGGGTTGTTCCACCGCGGTGGCCAGGGTGGTGATGGCCAGATCGCTCCAGCGGCTCAGCAGCCGGGGCAACGAGGTCAGCCCGTCGGGTTCGCGGATCTCGCTGTGCAGCAGCCGGATCAGGCCCATCCAACTGCGCCCGGCCCCGCCGGCCAGGCCGAACGTGGCGCCCAGCGTCGGCGGTGCCGGCGTGGGCAGCTCCTGCACGGCCAGTTCGCGCTCGAACACGAGCCGGTCCACTTTGACGTTGACGGCGCGGCAGTCGGCCGACCAGCGCAGCTCGATCTCGCCACCGGGCTGGAACACCGCGGCCCGGCCGGGGTCGGCGGTGGTGGCCACGCCCCGGTGCAGCACGTGCACCGCGCCGGTCAGCGGGGCCAGCAC includes:
- a CDS encoding DUF1152 domain-containing protein; its protein translation is MFSLTVPPLFAALAPARHVLVAGAGGGFDVYAGLPLALALQERGARVHLANVSFSELERLDRADWVAENVAAVTPTSASTDWYFPERTLARWLAAHDLPSTVHAFPPLGVERLRDAYRHLVDSLGIDAIVLVDGGTDILLRGDESNLGTPVEDITSLAAVAGLDVPIKLVTCLGFGIDAHDGVNHVEVLENLAALDRDGGYLGALSIPGTSREATLYRDAVADAQAATPKRPSIVHGQIAAATRGAFGDVQFTQRTSGSALFVNPLMAMYFTVDLDMLAARCLYLDRIEHTWGRRQVTSRITAFREEISPRIPRAFPH
- a CDS encoding AraC family transcriptional regulator; the encoded protein is METAAAAVITREPPGTQTSARAVLRTGDFDEASAFCRRMFYGPLRMKPTGDAAGLAFFADVVQLGPMTFGEVSYGVEVCAELNDLRTAYHVLAPLTGAVHVLHRGVATTADPGRAAVFQPGGEIELRWSADCRAVNVKVDRLVFERELAVQELPTPAPPTLGATFGLAGGAGRSWMGLIRLLHSEIREPDGLTSLPRLLSRWSDLAITTLATAVEQPDGAEAAGLPTARRPRPVKRALDAMHAEPDRAFTAHELASIAGVGVRVLQESFRRHVGVSPLTYLRRLRLEGVHAELLRSDRGEVSVSEVAHRWGFTHLGRFAGAYRDRYGVSPSETLRDRG